The Polyangium aurulentum genomic interval CGTCGTCGATGACGGCCACCGGATCGATCGGCTCGAGGTACACCTGCAGCCGGCCCGTCGCGATGCGCGAGGCGTCGAGGATGTCCTCCACCACCCGCCGCTCGGCCTCGGCATTGCGCGCGATGGTCGCCAGGCCGTGCTCGGCCTTCGCGCCCGCCAGCGCGCCCGAGCGCAACAGGCTCGACCAGCCCACGATGGCCGTCAGCGGCGTGCGCAGCTCGTGCGAGACCGTGGCGAGGAACTCGTCCTTCATCAGCTCGCAGTTCGCGGCCTCGGCCTCCTTGCGCGCCTGCTGCTCGGCCTCCTCCGCGCGCTTCTGCTCGTCGATGTCCGTGGCCGTGATGATCCACCCCGTGACCCGGCCGCTGTCCTTTTGCGGCACCGCCCGGGCGATGTGCCAGCGGTAGGCGCCGTCCCACCGCAAGAGCCGCGCGAGGATCTCGACCGATTGCCGGCTCCGCAGCGCCTTGCGCCACTGATGCCGCACCCCGCTACGGTCGTCCGGGTGCAGGGCCTTGAGCAGCGTCCGGCTCACGCTCCGCCCGGGGGGCGCGCCCGTGTACCGGGCCCACGCGCTGTTCGCGTAATCGAGGCGGCCGTCCGCGTGCGCGGCCCACACGCAAATGGGCATCGACTCGATGAGGTCCTGGAACCGCTGCTCGCAGCGGCGCTCCATCGCCTCGCGCTCGCGCTCGCGCAGGAGCGCCGCCTGCCGCCGGACGATCTCCTTCTGCCGGAACAGCTCGACCAGCACCGTCACCTTCGAGCGCAGGACGTTCGGCTCGACGGGCTTCAGGATGTAATCGACGGCCCCCGTCCCGTACCCCTCGAGGATGAAGGGCATGCTCCGCTGCACGGCCGTGATGAAGATGATCGGGGTATGCCGGTGCCGCTTGCTCTCCTTGATGCGCTTGGCCGTCTCGATGCCGCTCATGACCGGCATCTGCACATCCATCAGGATCAACGAGAAGTCCTGCGTGAGCAGCATGCGCAAGGCGTCGAAGCCCGACCCGGCCTTCGTGATCTCGTAGCCGAGCGGCTCGAGCGCCACCTCGAAGGCGAGGAGGTTCGCGGGCGTGTCGTCGACGATCAGGACCTTCGGCGTCGGCAGGCCGAGCTCGATGCCCTCGTCCGCCTCGGCCTGCGCCTCCGCCTCGGCCTCCCGCTCCATGGCCATGGCCACGGCCTCGTCCTCGCCAATCTCCTTCATCCCGGCTCCTTCCGACCAGCGCGTGCAAAATGCAGGCTATGGTAGGGGCGCGACGGCCGCGGCGAAAGGATAGATATTGCCGGTTTTCCGGGTCAGGCGCCCCGGACGGGAATGCGGGTATGTCCTTACGTCCACACCCGTTGCGCGCGCGATGGACGCCGGCGCTCGCGCCCGCGCGGGTCGAGCGGGATCACCTGCGGCGCGGGCGCAGCCTGACCACCGCGCCCTTCTTGTTCGGCGTCGCGTCGTCGGGGCCGGGCGGCAAGGAGACGACGAGGCGCTCGATCGAGGGCAGCGCGCGCAGCACGGCCCGCTCGGCGCGCAGCTCGTCGAAGGGGCCGCCGTACACGAGGAGCAGGACATAGATGGTTGCAAACGAGCGCGCGAGATAGCCGAAGCCGTCCTCGCGCACCGCCTCGTGCAGGTGCTTGCCGTGGTGCAGCTCCGCGAGCGTGGGGTGCCGGCGCACCCGCGCGATGGCCGCCCGCGCGAGCTGGGCGTAGCGGGCCAGAAGCTCGCGGTCGCCCGGCGCCAGGGGGGCAAAATCGTCCACCGGGGGCACGAGCCGCAGCCGCCGGCCGTTCTCCTCCGGCGCCGCCTCCTTGCGGGGCTCGCCCGGCCCCGGCGGGGGCGCCGGACGGCCGAGCAGGTTGGTCCAGTCGACCCCCTCGGCCCGCGCCCGCGCGAACACCGCCGACAGGCGCGCGTCGGCGGCCGGATCCTCCGAGCCGCTCGGCCCCTCCGACGCGCCCCAGACGACGGGCGAGGTGGCGTCGATGATCAGCGCCGACAGCGCCCCCGAGCGGCCTGCGAGGGCGGCGAGCTCGGAC includes:
- a CDS encoding response regulator, with protein sequence MKEIGEDEAVAMAMEREAEAEAQAEADEGIELGLPTPKVLIVDDTPANLLAFEVALEPLGYEITKAGSGFDALRMLLTQDFSLILMDVQMPVMSGIETAKRIKESKRHRHTPIIFITAVQRSMPFILEGYGTGAVDYILKPVEPNVLRSKVTVLVELFRQKEIVRRQAALLREREREAMERRCEQRFQDLIESMPICVWAAHADGRLDYANSAWARYTGAPPGRSVSRTLLKALHPDDRSGVRHQWRKALRSRQSVEILARLLRWDGAYRWHIARAVPQKDSGRVTGWIITATDIDEQKRAEEAEQQARKEAEAANCELMKDEFLATVSHELRTPLTAIVGWSSLLRSGALAGAKAEHGLATIARNAEAERRVVEDILDASRIATGRLQVYLEPIDPVAVIDDAIDALRPLAKLKGIALEPEMRPSGVLMQGDPDRLWQVTWKLVFNAIKFTPAGGRVDIRFEHLGKRFILTVSDTGEGIAPGVLPHIFKYFSQEDSTTKRRHGGLGLGLAIVRKLVELHGGSVSAASAGKGAGATFTVTLPSCAALPAQAASADSRLRSTSYDRSLLEGVRVLVVTQDASARLLAAEVLERRGATVFSVSTAEEAVAFAAESEVDVVVGDLWAPGVEDPAFLKSLRSQDDRVLPSIAVLDAAGADHLRQALSVGFEGYIAKPIHPAHLVAAVASLGRGR